One genomic window of Halanaerobium saccharolyticum subsp. saccharolyticum DSM 6643 includes the following:
- a CDS encoding flagellin N-terminal helical domain-containing protein: protein MRINTNVAALNSYNQLKNTNNNLSKSLSRLSSGKRINSAADDAAGLAISEKMNSQIKGLAQAQRNAQDGISMIQTAEGALKETHSILQRMRELTVQASSDTNTDADRTEIQKEVNNLTSELNRIGNTTEFNTQEVLDGSMEGAGSGATGGQMTLGFNSVTDGDKYDITVGEDTWTVTANLADANDDADSIDTSAKTMTIDVANGAGADAAFGAALQDAFDDLANGTDNSGANGTNTVDENLSNFTFTDNSNEITIKANDAGDFAGSDDVRGIIDSSATGTGTIDELNATDGTEGTGGTAKIQIGSNMKQAFSVDISDMRSNALNIAGTAGSTVGSNGAAFTAANTVTDGTNNTNVEAALDVSTHDKATAAIEILDEAIGTVSAERSKLGAYQNRLDHTINNLSASEENITAAESRISDVDMAKEMMNMSKQQILSQAGTAMMAQANQLPQGVLQLLG from the coding sequence ATGAGAATTAATACGAATGTCGCTGCTTTAAACTCTTATAATCAATTGAAAAATACAAACAATAACTTAAGTAAGTCTTTATCAAGGTTGTCTTCAGGTAAAAGAATTAATAGTGCTGCTGATGATGCGGCTGGTTTAGCTATTAGTGAGAAAATGAATTCTCAAATTAAAGGATTAGCTCAAGCACAAAGAAATGCTCAGGATGGTATTTCAATGATTCAAACTGCTGAAGGTGCTCTTAAAGAAACTCACTCTATTCTTCAGCGTATGAGAGAATTAACCGTACAAGCTTCAAGTGATACTAATACTGATGCAGATAGGACTGAAATTCAAAAAGAGGTCAATAACCTTACTTCAGAGCTTAATAGAATAGGGAATACTACTGAATTCAATACTCAAGAAGTATTAGATGGAAGTATGGAAGGCGCAGGTTCTGGAGCGACTGGTGGTCAAATGACATTAGGGTTTAATTCAGTAACAGATGGTGACAAGTATGATATTACAGTGGGAGAAGATACTTGGACTGTTACTGCTAACTTAGCAGATGCTAATGATGATGCTGATAGTATAGATACATCTGCAAAGACAATGACTATTGATGTAGCTAATGGTGCTGGTGCAGATGCTGCTTTTGGAGCTGCTCTTCAGGATGCTTTTGATGATTTAGCAAATGGGACTGATAATTCTGGTGCAAATGGAACTAATACTGTCGATGAAAATCTATCTAACTTCACATTTACAGATAATAGTAATGAAATTACTATTAAAGCAAATGACGCAGGGGATTTTGCTGGTAGTGACGATGTGAGGGGAATAATAGATTCAAGTGCCACTGGTACTGGTACAATTGATGAGTTAAATGCTACTGATGGTACCGAAGGAACAGGAGGTACTGCGAAAATACAAATTGGTTCAAATATGAAACAAGCTTTCTCTGTAGATATTTCTGATATGAGATCTAATGCTCTTAATATTGCTGGTACAGCAGGAAGTACAGTTGGTTCAAATGGTGCTGCATTTACAGCAGCTAATACTGTTACTGATGGTACAAACAATACTAATGTTGAGGCAGCTTTGGATGTTTCTACTCATGATAAAGCTACAGCTGCTATTGAAATATTAGATGAAGCTATTGGAACTGTTTCAGCAGAACGTTCTAAATTAGGTGCTTATCAAAATAGATTAGATCATACAATAAATAATTTAAGCGCTTCTGAAGAAAATATTACAGCTGCTGAATCCAGAATCTCTGATGTAGACATGGCTAAAGAAATGATGAACATGAGTAAACAGCAGATTCTTTCTCAGGCTGGTACAGCTATGATGGCTCAAGCTAACCAGTTGCCACAGGGAGTACTGCAGTTACTCGGTTAA
- the flgL gene encoding flagellar hook-associated protein FlgL, protein MRVTNSMMVRNMLDHLQNNLGDLNDLNEQLSSGKLFQMPSDAPIKVADSMNYKSQLNRNNQFQRNLNQTENWLNTTESALKSGTEVIQRARELTIYAANDSMTSDDRKMVAKEMKQLRDELIDISNAKLGDSYIFSGQKTGEKPFILNSDKTDIDNYVDYQGDKNSVKRRLNENVEMGVNLNGHEVFKDKIDKLNKIYRQLENNIPGKDIKGEDLSDNLDEMDDFINDYAELRSQVGGKLQRTGNIIDRLEANEVHLRTLKSKNEDADLAEVITELKMEETVYRASLASGSRIMQQSLVDFIR, encoded by the coding sequence ATGCGGGTTACTAACTCAATGATGGTTAGAAATATGTTAGACCATCTACAAAATAATTTAGGAGATTTAAATGACTTAAATGAACAGTTAAGTTCAGGCAAGTTATTCCAAATGCCATCTGATGCACCAATTAAGGTAGCAGATAGCATGAATTATAAATCACAGTTAAATAGAAATAATCAGTTCCAGCGTAATCTTAATCAGACAGAAAACTGGTTAAATACTACTGAGAGTGCTCTTAAAAGTGGAACCGAGGTAATTCAAAGAGCGAGGGAATTAACAATTTATGCTGCCAATGATTCAATGACTTCTGATGATCGCAAAATGGTAGCTAAGGAAATGAAACAGCTTCGAGATGAGCTAATTGATATTTCGAATGCTAAACTTGGTGACAGTTACATATTTTCCGGTCAGAAAACAGGAGAAAAGCCATTTATACTTAATAGTGACAAAACGGATATAGATAATTATGTTGACTATCAAGGGGATAAAAATAGTGTTAAGAGAAGATTAAATGAGAATGTTGAGATGGGGGTTAACCTCAATGGACATGAGGTTTTTAAAGATAAAATTGATAAACTTAATAAAATTTATAGACAATTAGAAAATAATATACCTGGCAAAGACATCAAAGGTGAAGATCTTAGTGATAATCTTGATGAAATGGATGATTTTATTAATGATTATGCAGAATTAAGATCCCAAGTTGGTGGAAAGCTTCAGCGTACAGGAAACATTATTGATCGATTAGAAGCAAATGAAGTTCATCTTAGAACTTTAAAATCTAAAAATGAAGATGCTGATTTAGCAGAGGTAATTACAGAACTCAAAATGGAAGAAACAGTTTATAGGGCTTCTTTGGCCTCGGGGTCAAGAATTATGCAGCAGTCTTTAGTAGATTTTATTAGATAA
- a CDS encoding flagellar protein FlaG codes for MRTEGVDSLSSQQLYNNNNNSSENIRTEKIKSNNKKTNTKATSLQEKKEYNQQELEDEVRESVKDVNEIVDQVKEGLSFQIHEDTEELMVQVIDINTDEVIKELPPEEMLDLKARIHEMVGILIDEKV; via the coding sequence ATGAGAACAGAAGGAGTAGACTCGCTTTCCAGCCAGCAGCTATACAATAATAACAACAATAGCAGTGAAAATATTAGAACTGAAAAAATTAAATCTAATAATAAAAAAACTAATACAAAAGCTACATCTCTTCAGGAAAAAAAGGAATACAACCAGCAAGAACTTGAAGATGAAGTTAGAGAATCTGTAAAAGATGTAAATGAAATAGTAGATCAAGTAAAAGAAGGATTATCCTTTCAGATACATGAAGATACAGAAGAGCTAATGGTTCAGGTAATTGATATTAATACAGATGAAGTAATAAAAGAATTGCCACCTGAAGAAATGCTGGATTTAAAAGCAAGAATACATGAAATGGTAGGTATATTAATAGATGAAAAGGTTTAA